The Euphorbia lathyris chromosome 3, ddEupLath1.1, whole genome shotgun sequence genome contains a region encoding:
- the LOC136223063 gene encoding uncharacterized protein isoform X2: MEIDKLQETVDFKISELLKEVQVDYSPAFTKLVDDTVSVIQESIDRIPQGLAVTSDEASGFVKDIGADKVDFKFKKPNSIEIGGSYLIKSIAKPDVHVDLFIQLPKECFHEKDYLNHRYHAKRCLYLCIIRKFLRSSVSIDKVEWSSFQNEARKPVLLVYPAKKLIEVPEFFVRIIPTAKTLFNVSKLDLKRNNIRALNQGNLPLPTPRYNISILEDMFLEDTAKFLNQTFHGWTGLRDALVLLKVWARQRSSIYSHDCFNGFLAAAILSYLATYAKINNTMKPLQIFRITMDFIGNSKLWSQGIYLRQQREVKVSKEDKLLYKETFPVVLCDSYTQVNLAFRMKKSGFLELQNEAALTLQCFLKSGDNAFEDIFMTKIDFSSKYDYCIRLSLKGNNEVHASGFCLDDECWRLYEQRVENILSQGLSDRAKSIRVIWRNVYSDCNIENGLSVLDAEPLLIGISVSSLEKAMRVVDIGPDAENKEEALKYRKFWGEKAELRRFRDGRIAESTVWETDQWAKHLILKRIIEYVLLRHLSLSKTNVVQVVDQLDFSLLVGVEDPLSSSASLLSAFEVLSKRLRLVESIPLKVSSVQPLDPAFRFTSVFPPKPHPLASEHGHVPRLNKLITSCIQPLEVMIQLEGSGNWPMDEEAIEKTKSAFLIQIGESLQNAWGMACSASEDNVDIFLSGYAFRLKILHERGLNLVKKEIGSNRVKRVPSTDKKLFICGQHSSMINGLLGLYPMYGPVVRLAKRWVASHLFSACLVEEAVELLVAHLFLKPLPFSPPCSRIVGFLRFLRLISEFDWTFSPLVVDINNDFTPNDKKEIYDNFTLSRKCGEENEKNSSPSMFVATSYDKLSDAWTRFSPNSVELKRLVAYARSGTNLLSRLILEDQTHSYKWECLFRTPLSNYDAVILLHADKLPYPQRLLFPSNIDQGRLVARGSASKAFHPFILPGDMKSSSDELKNKLMVNFDPLRCYIGDIQEEFKTLKLWYDSLGGDAIGLTWDAKKRKRDEESEVEDPIGLLKAVGEAGKGFVRSVYYLKTPRLLN; the protein is encoded by the exons ATGGAAATTGATAAATTACAGGAGACAGTGGACTTCAAAATCTCTGAGTTGTTAAAGGAAGTCCAGGTCGATTACTCTCCGGCATTCACCAAGCTCGTAGACGACACCGTTTCTGTTATTCAAGAATCCATCGACAGAATCCCTCAAGGCCTTGCG GTTACAAGTGATGAAGCTTCAGGTTTTGTCAAGGACATTGGAGCAGATAAAGTGGACTTCAAGTTTAAGAAGCCGAATTCCATTGAAATTGGTGGCAGTTACTTAATAAAATCCATTGCGAAGCCTGATGTTCATGTGGACCTCTTCATTCAGTTGCCAAAG GAATGTTTCCATGAGAAAGATTACTTGAATCACCGATATCATGCCAAAAGGTGTCTTTACCTCTGTATTATAAGGAAGTTTTTAAGGTCATCTGTATCAATTGACAAGGTTGAATGGTCATCTTTCCAGAATGAGGCCCGAAAACCTGTATTGCTTGTGTATCCAG CCAAAAAGCTTATTGAAGTTCCCGAGTTCTTCGTAAGGATAATTCCTACAGCAAAAACCCTTTTTAATGTCTCGAAGTTGGACTTGAAGCGGAACAATATTCGTGCTTTAAATCAAG GGAATCTTCCTTTGCCTACACCAAGATATAACATCAGTATTTTGGAGGACATGTTCTTGGAAGATACTGCCAAATTTCTTAACCAAACTTTTCATGGATGGACGGGATTGAGAGATGCACTGGTTCTTCTGAAG GTTTGGGCTCGACAAAGAAGTTCTATATACTCCCATGATTGCTTCAATGGGTTTCTAGCAGCTGCCATTCTGTCATACTTAGCAACTTATGCAAAGATCAATAATACAATGAAGCCCTTGCAAATATTCCGTATTACAATGGACTTCATAG GTAATTCGAAATTATGGAGCCAAGGGATTTACCTTCGCCAGCAACGTGAGGTCAAGGTCTCCAAGGAG GACAAGTTGCTCTACAAAGAAACATTTCCAGTCGTGCTGTGTGATTCATACACACAAGTCAATTTGGCATTCCGAATGAAAAAAAGTGGGTTCTTAGAG CTCCAGAACGAGGCTGCTTTAACACTTCAGTGCTTTCTGAAATCTGGAGATAATGCTTTTGAGGATATCTTCATGACCAAAATTGACTTCTCTTCTAAATATGATTATTGCATAAG ATTGAGCTTAAAAGGAAATAATGAGGTCCATGCTTCGGGATTTTGCTTGGATGATGAATGTTGGAGATTGTATGAACAGAGGGTAGAAAATATTTTGTCCCAAGGACTGAGTGACAGAGCAAAGTCAATTCGTGTTATTTGGAGAAACGTCTATTCAGATTGCAACATTGAAAAT GGGTTATCAGTACTGGATGCAGAGCCACTGCTAATTGGAATTTCAGTTAGCTCTTTAGAGAAAGCAATGAGGGTTGTTGATATTGGTCCAGATGCTGAAAATAAAGAAGAG GCACTCAAGTACAGGAAGTTTTGGGGAGAAAAAGCAGAACTTCGAAGATTTAGAGATGGTAGAATTGCTGAAAGCACAG TATGGGAAACTGATCAGTGGGCAAAACATCTTATTCTGAAAAGAATAATTGAATATGTACTCCTGCGTCATCTATCGCTATCAAAAACCAATGTTGTTCAAGTTGTAGATCAACTTGATTTCTCTCTGCTTGTTGGTGTTGAAG ATCCATTGTCAAGTTCTGCAAGTCTGCTCTCAGCTTTTGAGGTTCTATCCAAGCGCTTGCGTCTTGTTGAAAGCATTCCCTTGAAGGTGTCTAGCGTGCAGCCCTTAGACCCAG CTTTCAGGTTCACATCTGTCTTCCCTCCAAAACCGCATCCACTAGCAAGTGAACATGGTCATGTTCCAAGATTAAATAAACTAATAACGTCATGCATTCAACCATTGGAAGTGATGATTCAG CTGGAAGGTTCTGGGAACTGGCCAATGGATGAGGAGGCAATTGAGAAAACAAAATCTGCTTTTCTTATTCAGATTGGAGAGAG TCTTCAGAATGCATGGGGGATGGCCTGTAGTGCTTCTGAGGATAATGTGGACATTTTTCTCTCTGGATATGCATTTCGCCTAAAAATTTTGCATGAGAGAGGCTTGAACTTGGTGAAAAAGGAAA TTGGAAGCAATAGAGTGAAGCGGGTTCCTTCTACAGACAAGAAACTCTTCATTTGTGGCCAGCATTCTAGCATGATTAATGGGTTACTGGGTCTTTACCCAATGTATGGACCTGTTGTTAG GCTTGCAAAACGATGGGTTGCTTCGCATCTGTTTTCAGCTTGCTTGGTAGAAGAGGCAGTAGAATTATTGGTTGCACACCTTTTTCTGAAGCCTTTGCCATTTTCTCCTCCTTGTTCACGTATTGTTGGATTTTTAAG GTTTTTGCGGCTAATATCTGAGTTTGATTGGACCTTCTCTCCTTTGGTTGTTGACATAAATAATGATTTCACCCCAAATGATAAGAAAGAGATTTAT GATAACTTTACATTAAGTAGAAAATGTGgtgaagaaaatgagaaaaacagtAGCCCGTCAATGTTCGTGGCCACATCCTATGACAAGCTTTCTGATGCGTGGACTAGGTTTTCACCAAACTCAGTG GAACTTAAGAGGCTGGTGGCCTATGCTCGTAGTGGCACAAACCTTTTGAGCAGACTGATATTGGAGGATCAAACCCATTCATATAAATGGGAG TGCCTTTTCCGAACCCCTCTGAGCAACTATGATGCTGTAATACTACTTCATGCGGACAAATTGCCTTATCCTCAGCGTCTTCTCTTCCCATCGAACATAGACCAAG GGAGGCTTGTTGCTCGTGGAAGTGCCAGCAAAGCTTTCCATCCCTTTATTTTGCCAGGAGACATGAAGAGTAGCTCAGATGAATTAAAAAATAAGCTAATGGTGAACTTTGATCCCTTGAGGTGTTACATTGGAGATATACAG GAAGAGTTCAAAACATTGAAGTTATGGTATGATTCTTTGGGAGGTGATGCTATTGGACTAACATGGGATGCAAAG AAAAGGAAACGAGATGAAGAAAGTGAAGTCGAAGACCCGATTGGTCTTTTGAAAGCTGTAGGTGAAGCTGGGAAAGGGTTTGTGAGAAGTGTATATTATCTTAAGACCCCGAGGCTTTTGAACTGA
- the LOC136223063 gene encoding uncharacterized protein isoform X1, whose amino-acid sequence MEIDKLQETVDFKISELLKEVQVDYSPAFTKLVDDTVSVIQESIDRIPQGLAVTSDEASGFVKDIGADKVDFKFKKPNSIEIGGSYLIKSIAKPDVHVDLFIQLPKECFHEKDYLNHRYHAKRCLYLCIIRKFLRSSVSIDKVEWSSFQNEARKPVLLVYPAKKLIEVPEFFVRIIPTAKTLFNVSKLDLKRNNIRALNQEGNLPLPTPRYNISILEDMFLEDTAKFLNQTFHGWTGLRDALVLLKVWARQRSSIYSHDCFNGFLAAAILSYLATYAKINNTMKPLQIFRITMDFIGNSKLWSQGIYLRQQREVKVSKEDKLLYKETFPVVLCDSYTQVNLAFRMKKSGFLELQNEAALTLQCFLKSGDNAFEDIFMTKIDFSSKYDYCIRLSLKGNNEVHASGFCLDDECWRLYEQRVENILSQGLSDRAKSIRVIWRNVYSDCNIENGLSVLDAEPLLIGISVSSLEKAMRVVDIGPDAENKEEALKYRKFWGEKAELRRFRDGRIAESTVWETDQWAKHLILKRIIEYVLLRHLSLSKTNVVQVVDQLDFSLLVGVEDPLSSSASLLSAFEVLSKRLRLVESIPLKVSSVQPLDPAFRFTSVFPPKPHPLASEHGHVPRLNKLITSCIQPLEVMIQLEGSGNWPMDEEAIEKTKSAFLIQIGESLQNAWGMACSASEDNVDIFLSGYAFRLKILHERGLNLVKKEIGSNRVKRVPSTDKKLFICGQHSSMINGLLGLYPMYGPVVRLAKRWVASHLFSACLVEEAVELLVAHLFLKPLPFSPPCSRIVGFLRFLRLISEFDWTFSPLVVDINNDFTPNDKKEIYDNFTLSRKCGEENEKNSSPSMFVATSYDKLSDAWTRFSPNSVELKRLVAYARSGTNLLSRLILEDQTHSYKWECLFRTPLSNYDAVILLHADKLPYPQRLLFPSNIDQGRLVARGSASKAFHPFILPGDMKSSSDELKNKLMVNFDPLRCYIGDIQEEFKTLKLWYDSLGGDAIGLTWDAKKRKRDEESEVEDPIGLLKAVGEAGKGFVRSVYYLKTPRLLN is encoded by the exons ATGGAAATTGATAAATTACAGGAGACAGTGGACTTCAAAATCTCTGAGTTGTTAAAGGAAGTCCAGGTCGATTACTCTCCGGCATTCACCAAGCTCGTAGACGACACCGTTTCTGTTATTCAAGAATCCATCGACAGAATCCCTCAAGGCCTTGCG GTTACAAGTGATGAAGCTTCAGGTTTTGTCAAGGACATTGGAGCAGATAAAGTGGACTTCAAGTTTAAGAAGCCGAATTCCATTGAAATTGGTGGCAGTTACTTAATAAAATCCATTGCGAAGCCTGATGTTCATGTGGACCTCTTCATTCAGTTGCCAAAG GAATGTTTCCATGAGAAAGATTACTTGAATCACCGATATCATGCCAAAAGGTGTCTTTACCTCTGTATTATAAGGAAGTTTTTAAGGTCATCTGTATCAATTGACAAGGTTGAATGGTCATCTTTCCAGAATGAGGCCCGAAAACCTGTATTGCTTGTGTATCCAG CCAAAAAGCTTATTGAAGTTCCCGAGTTCTTCGTAAGGATAATTCCTACAGCAAAAACCCTTTTTAATGTCTCGAAGTTGGACTTGAAGCGGAACAATATTCGTGCTTTAAATCAAG aaGGGAATCTTCCTTTGCCTACACCAAGATATAACATCAGTATTTTGGAGGACATGTTCTTGGAAGATACTGCCAAATTTCTTAACCAAACTTTTCATGGATGGACGGGATTGAGAGATGCACTGGTTCTTCTGAAG GTTTGGGCTCGACAAAGAAGTTCTATATACTCCCATGATTGCTTCAATGGGTTTCTAGCAGCTGCCATTCTGTCATACTTAGCAACTTATGCAAAGATCAATAATACAATGAAGCCCTTGCAAATATTCCGTATTACAATGGACTTCATAG GTAATTCGAAATTATGGAGCCAAGGGATTTACCTTCGCCAGCAACGTGAGGTCAAGGTCTCCAAGGAG GACAAGTTGCTCTACAAAGAAACATTTCCAGTCGTGCTGTGTGATTCATACACACAAGTCAATTTGGCATTCCGAATGAAAAAAAGTGGGTTCTTAGAG CTCCAGAACGAGGCTGCTTTAACACTTCAGTGCTTTCTGAAATCTGGAGATAATGCTTTTGAGGATATCTTCATGACCAAAATTGACTTCTCTTCTAAATATGATTATTGCATAAG ATTGAGCTTAAAAGGAAATAATGAGGTCCATGCTTCGGGATTTTGCTTGGATGATGAATGTTGGAGATTGTATGAACAGAGGGTAGAAAATATTTTGTCCCAAGGACTGAGTGACAGAGCAAAGTCAATTCGTGTTATTTGGAGAAACGTCTATTCAGATTGCAACATTGAAAAT GGGTTATCAGTACTGGATGCAGAGCCACTGCTAATTGGAATTTCAGTTAGCTCTTTAGAGAAAGCAATGAGGGTTGTTGATATTGGTCCAGATGCTGAAAATAAAGAAGAG GCACTCAAGTACAGGAAGTTTTGGGGAGAAAAAGCAGAACTTCGAAGATTTAGAGATGGTAGAATTGCTGAAAGCACAG TATGGGAAACTGATCAGTGGGCAAAACATCTTATTCTGAAAAGAATAATTGAATATGTACTCCTGCGTCATCTATCGCTATCAAAAACCAATGTTGTTCAAGTTGTAGATCAACTTGATTTCTCTCTGCTTGTTGGTGTTGAAG ATCCATTGTCAAGTTCTGCAAGTCTGCTCTCAGCTTTTGAGGTTCTATCCAAGCGCTTGCGTCTTGTTGAAAGCATTCCCTTGAAGGTGTCTAGCGTGCAGCCCTTAGACCCAG CTTTCAGGTTCACATCTGTCTTCCCTCCAAAACCGCATCCACTAGCAAGTGAACATGGTCATGTTCCAAGATTAAATAAACTAATAACGTCATGCATTCAACCATTGGAAGTGATGATTCAG CTGGAAGGTTCTGGGAACTGGCCAATGGATGAGGAGGCAATTGAGAAAACAAAATCTGCTTTTCTTATTCAGATTGGAGAGAG TCTTCAGAATGCATGGGGGATGGCCTGTAGTGCTTCTGAGGATAATGTGGACATTTTTCTCTCTGGATATGCATTTCGCCTAAAAATTTTGCATGAGAGAGGCTTGAACTTGGTGAAAAAGGAAA TTGGAAGCAATAGAGTGAAGCGGGTTCCTTCTACAGACAAGAAACTCTTCATTTGTGGCCAGCATTCTAGCATGATTAATGGGTTACTGGGTCTTTACCCAATGTATGGACCTGTTGTTAG GCTTGCAAAACGATGGGTTGCTTCGCATCTGTTTTCAGCTTGCTTGGTAGAAGAGGCAGTAGAATTATTGGTTGCACACCTTTTTCTGAAGCCTTTGCCATTTTCTCCTCCTTGTTCACGTATTGTTGGATTTTTAAG GTTTTTGCGGCTAATATCTGAGTTTGATTGGACCTTCTCTCCTTTGGTTGTTGACATAAATAATGATTTCACCCCAAATGATAAGAAAGAGATTTAT GATAACTTTACATTAAGTAGAAAATGTGgtgaagaaaatgagaaaaacagtAGCCCGTCAATGTTCGTGGCCACATCCTATGACAAGCTTTCTGATGCGTGGACTAGGTTTTCACCAAACTCAGTG GAACTTAAGAGGCTGGTGGCCTATGCTCGTAGTGGCACAAACCTTTTGAGCAGACTGATATTGGAGGATCAAACCCATTCATATAAATGGGAG TGCCTTTTCCGAACCCCTCTGAGCAACTATGATGCTGTAATACTACTTCATGCGGACAAATTGCCTTATCCTCAGCGTCTTCTCTTCCCATCGAACATAGACCAAG GGAGGCTTGTTGCTCGTGGAAGTGCCAGCAAAGCTTTCCATCCCTTTATTTTGCCAGGAGACATGAAGAGTAGCTCAGATGAATTAAAAAATAAGCTAATGGTGAACTTTGATCCCTTGAGGTGTTACATTGGAGATATACAG GAAGAGTTCAAAACATTGAAGTTATGGTATGATTCTTTGGGAGGTGATGCTATTGGACTAACATGGGATGCAAAG AAAAGGAAACGAGATGAAGAAAGTGAAGTCGAAGACCCGATTGGTCTTTTGAAAGCTGTAGGTGAAGCTGGGAAAGGGTTTGTGAGAAGTGTATATTATCTTAAGACCCCGAGGCTTTTGAACTGA